The following proteins are encoded in a genomic region of Candidatus Nitrospira nitrificans:
- a CDS encoding response regulator, producing MEDQRSTSSSNVSATVLVVDDESSIVTLCKALLEGAGLTVLEADGSAEALKICTHHEGPINLLLTDLVLPPRGFQLASTSNQFPHVNGHELAVRATMIRKGLRIILMSGNPDKELASHGIKRGTLPFLAKPFERDRLIALVHNVLAQPAPTLGIEDRPRAANDTPWFG from the coding sequence ATGGAAGATCAACGAAGCACCTCATCATCAAACGTTTCGGCGACTGTCCTGGTCGTCGATGACGAATCGTCGATCGTCACACTCTGCAAAGCACTGTTGGAAGGAGCGGGGCTGACGGTACTCGAGGCCGACGGCAGCGCCGAGGCGCTCAAGATTTGCACTCACCACGAAGGTCCGATCAATCTCCTTCTCACAGACCTTGTGTTACCGCCGCGAGGTTTTCAACTTGCCTCGACCTCCAATCAATTTCCGCACGTCAACGGTCATGAACTGGCCGTTCGTGCGACCATGATTCGGAAAGGCCTCCGAATTATTTTGATGTCGGGGAATCCTGATAAGGAACTCGCCAGTCACGGGATCAAGCGGGGAACACTCCCGTTTTTGGCAAAGCCGTTCGAGCGTGACCGCCTGATCGCCCTCGTGCACAACGTGCTCGCACAGCCGGCGCCGACCCTTGGAATAGAAGACCGGCCCCGCGCAGCCAACGATACCCCCTGGTTCGGTTGA
- a CDS encoding 2OG-Fe(II) oxygenase encodes MNIAQSTIAPADLSSVSLQRNPVLVVENFWSSDERRFFREKMNGASWKSLSDLPHVRADFPNSGNWAKAELGSEEGRRFLSRLELPCIRDHIESFPNIIGRHVGFNYYSYAAGDCLLTHDDTDQGRLVEGRRAPKRRIAVVTYVHEEWQPDWGGELIIYERRADRAGEPVNLIPTHCIEPRPGSLVMFTVPRFHRVCRVDPTAGEHRRLSIAGWFMTEHS; translated from the coding sequence ATGAACATTGCTCAATCAACGATTGCGCCGGCGGATTTGTCGTCGGTTTCATTGCAGAGAAATCCGGTGCTTGTTGTGGAAAACTTCTGGTCGTCGGACGAGCGACGGTTCTTTCGGGAAAAGATGAACGGAGCATCCTGGAAAAGTCTTTCCGATCTGCCACATGTTCGGGCAGACTTTCCGAATTCCGGCAACTGGGCGAAAGCTGAACTCGGTTCAGAGGAGGGGCGGCGATTTCTGTCGCGGCTAGAGCTTCCCTGCATTCGAGATCATATCGAGTCGTTCCCGAATATCATCGGACGTCATGTGGGATTCAATTACTATTCCTATGCCGCCGGCGACTGTCTGTTGACTCATGACGACACGGACCAGGGTCGGCTCGTGGAAGGCCGTCGAGCGCCTAAACGTCGGATCGCCGTCGTGACCTACGTTCATGAGGAATGGCAGCCTGACTGGGGAGGGGAATTGATCATCTATGAGCGACGAGCGGATCGCGCCGGGGAGCCTGTCAATCTTATACCGACGCACTGTATCGAACCTCGCCCCGGATCGTTGGTCATGTTTACTGTTCCTCGATTCCACCGAGTCTGCCGCGTGGACCCGACCGCCGGCGAGCACCGGCGGTTATCGATTGCCGGATGGTTCATGACAGAGCATTCCTAG
- a CDS encoding APC family permease yields the protein MILKRWLVGDPLKTAQARHERLSKTIALAIFSSNAISSVAYATEEILLVLILAGAAAVTWSIPVSLAILFLVLVLTISYRQIIYEYPEGGGAYVVARSNLGDRPALVAAAALMIDYILTVAVSVAAGIAALTSAIPSLFIHREALGLVAILFMIVMNLRGVRESGKFFAIPTYFAIGALGILVVVGTVRSLSNSGAPPLTTSPVEAETLTLFLVLRAFAAGCSAVTGMEVISNGVKAFRPPESKNAATTMIWMSTILASLFMGISWMAFHYGILAKVDETVVSQLARLTFGTGPIYYAIQIGTMALLVLAANSAFAGFPHLASILARDGFMPHQMATFGDRLVFSNGIIILGFFACLLLVVFEGDTHALIPLYAIGVFLSFTLSQAGMVKQWLVKKGTHWQTKLIVNGVGAVTTGIATVIIASTKFMQGAWIVFLLITVLLLMFQGIRSHYKAVSEQIALDRRGERPPLPRRNIVIIPISGLNRAVIRGLDYARSRPGEIRAVFVDVDPAESAKVKIQWAQWGGGVNLIALSSPYRSVLGSLLDYVEEVLEKDPDAWITVVIPEILPARWWQNILHNQRALMLKAALLFKDRVILIDVPYHLTR from the coding sequence ATGATCCTGAAGCGCTGGCTCGTCGGCGACCCTCTCAAGACCGCCCAAGCAAGGCATGAACGGCTTTCTAAAACGATTGCCCTTGCCATCTTCTCATCGAACGCGATTTCCTCCGTCGCCTATGCAACGGAGGAGATTTTGCTGGTGCTCATACTCGCCGGAGCTGCTGCAGTCACCTGGTCGATCCCCGTTAGTCTCGCGATTCTGTTCCTCGTGTTGGTCCTGACCATCTCCTATCGCCAGATCATCTACGAGTATCCAGAAGGAGGCGGTGCCTATGTCGTCGCCCGATCCAACCTTGGCGATCGGCCCGCTCTGGTGGCGGCTGCGGCACTGATGATCGACTACATCTTAACGGTGGCCGTCAGCGTTGCGGCCGGTATCGCCGCTCTTACTTCAGCGATTCCAAGTCTGTTTATCCACCGAGAAGCCCTAGGACTGGTCGCCATTCTGTTCATGATCGTTATGAATCTCCGTGGAGTTCGAGAATCTGGCAAGTTTTTCGCCATTCCTACCTATTTCGCCATCGGAGCACTGGGCATTCTTGTCGTTGTGGGAACAGTTCGATCTTTATCCAACTCTGGAGCCCCCCCTCTCACGACAAGCCCTGTCGAGGCAGAAACACTTACGCTGTTCTTAGTGCTCCGCGCCTTTGCGGCGGGCTGTTCTGCAGTCACCGGCATGGAGGTCATTTCAAACGGGGTCAAAGCCTTTCGCCCACCAGAGTCCAAGAATGCCGCAACCACCATGATCTGGATGTCGACCATTCTGGCTTCGCTGTTCATGGGCATCAGCTGGATGGCCTTTCACTATGGCATCTTGGCCAAGGTAGATGAAACCGTCGTTTCTCAGCTGGCTCGCTTGACCTTCGGCACCGGCCCCATCTACTACGCCATACAGATTGGCACCATGGCCTTGTTGGTGTTGGCAGCCAACAGCGCTTTCGCTGGATTTCCGCACCTGGCATCGATCCTGGCCCGCGATGGATTCATGCCCCATCAGATGGCCACGTTCGGCGATCGCCTGGTTTTTTCGAACGGCATCATCATCCTAGGGTTCTTCGCCTGCCTCTTGCTCGTCGTGTTCGAAGGAGATACGCACGCATTGATTCCGTTGTATGCCATCGGCGTGTTCCTGTCGTTTACGCTCTCTCAAGCCGGCATGGTGAAACAATGGCTCGTCAAGAAGGGGACCCATTGGCAGACAAAACTGATTGTCAATGGGGTCGGCGCCGTAACCACCGGCATCGCAACGGTTATCATCGCCAGCACCAAGTTCATGCAAGGTGCCTGGATTGTTTTCCTGCTCATCACAGTCCTTCTCCTCATGTTCCAGGGGATTCGCTCGCACTATAAGGCCGTCTCTGAACAGATCGCACTGGACCGTCGAGGTGAACGCCCTCCCTTGCCGCGACGCAATATCGTGATCATTCCGATCAGCGGCTTGAATCGCGCGGTCATCCGTGGGTTGGACTATGCGAGAAGCCGGCCTGGTGAAATTCGCGCCGTGTTCGTTGACGTCGACCCAGCAGAAAGTGCCAAAGTCAAAATCCAGTGGGCTCAATGGGGAGGTGGCGTCAATTTGATTGCCCTCTCCTCGCCCTACCGCTCAGTCCTGGGATCGTTATTGGACTACGTTGAAGAAGTGCTCGAGAAGGACCCTGATGCCTGGATTACCGTCGTGATCCCCGAAATTCTTCCAGCTAGGTGGTGGCAGAACATCTTGCACAATCAGCGGGCACTGATGCTGAAAGCGGCACTGCTCTTCAAAGATCGAGTGATTCTTATCGACGTTCCCTACCATTTGACGCGATGA
- a CDS encoding DUF2059 domain-containing protein gives MHSIERVHHVGIAFTALLGWFYCVMPVSGLIAVDEAAAIENAKAVKVEKLLTLIRISELEAEYDALTQKYIGEYEQQIRKSIGSTYSDVTGEKKKEIERLLDAFLKDIRKSIGQVESLHEHLKQAYSRSFGEDELDRLIAHYSSPLGEKDAGMKKSAAIEYNTMWTAQFMNQYKARVEKLFQVVAVVARGKGKQGA, from the coding sequence ATGCACAGCATCGAGAGAGTGCATCATGTGGGAATTGCGTTTACGGCATTACTCGGGTGGTTCTATTGTGTGATGCCGGTTTCTGGTCTGATTGCCGTGGACGAAGCGGCCGCCATTGAGAACGCAAAGGCCGTCAAGGTTGAAAAACTGCTGACGCTGATCCGAATCTCGGAACTCGAGGCGGAATATGACGCGCTGACCCAGAAATATATTGGCGAATACGAGCAGCAAATAAGGAAATCCATAGGCAGTACCTATTCCGATGTGACGGGTGAAAAAAAGAAGGAAATCGAACGGCTTCTCGATGCCTTCTTGAAGGACATCAGAAAGTCGATCGGGCAGGTTGAGTCCCTCCACGAGCATTTGAAACAAGCCTATTCGAGAAGTTTCGGTGAGGACGAACTGGATCGTCTCATCGCGCACTATTCCTCTCCACTTGGTGAAAAAGATGCAGGCATGAAGAAGAGTGCGGCCATCGAATACAACACGATGTGGACGGCGCAATTCATGAATCAATATAAGGCCCGAGTCGAGAAGCTGTTTCAGGTCGTTGCCGTGGTGGCGAGAGGCAAGGGGAAGCAGGGAGCATAG
- a CDS encoding PKD domain-containing protein — translation MKRDARIRTLCLVPFAACLAMASPVHAFTITEPAAGATLTAGSTVIAHVDLGKDTGIVKVRYYWYGEQDEVLVEQDDSTTTGFIVAPIAMIGSAEQEPAFGGPLKVPSNGIGPMRLLAVAEVSRGRLGTRSVFDEIIVKVEPSAALTTIDFETDKPLQLGRAGQSSAFGHVDSLGKVFELPVVADFVDGITRRISTPASGTNYESSSPEVIRVLPGGLLQIVGNGKATVTVTNRGKQASLEMDVNVNEEPNQPPAADAGMNQSVKAGSRVKLSGLKSRDSEGDALYYSWSQVRGSKVPLLDANNSEASFLAPPVSEPRTYRFKLRVTDNKGADSLPAFVDVTVEP, via the coding sequence GTGAAACGTGACGCGCGGATTCGGACCTTGTGCCTCGTTCCCTTCGCCGCTTGCTTGGCCATGGCTTCCCCTGTTCATGCCTTCACCATCACGGAGCCGGCGGCAGGAGCCACGTTGACCGCTGGAAGCACCGTGATCGCGCATGTAGATCTCGGAAAAGACACCGGTATCGTCAAGGTCCGCTACTACTGGTACGGTGAGCAGGATGAGGTCCTGGTTGAACAGGATGATTCGACGACCACAGGCTTCATCGTGGCGCCGATAGCGATGATCGGCTCCGCCGAACAGGAACCCGCCTTTGGTGGTCCACTGAAAGTGCCATCGAACGGCATCGGACCGATGCGATTGTTGGCAGTGGCCGAAGTCTCCCGTGGACGATTGGGAACCAGATCCGTCTTCGATGAAATCATCGTGAAGGTTGAACCCTCCGCCGCTCTCACCACTATCGATTTTGAGACGGATAAGCCTTTGCAACTGGGGCGGGCTGGACAATCATCCGCCTTCGGCCATGTCGATTCACTGGGCAAGGTCTTTGAGCTTCCCGTCGTCGCCGACTTTGTCGACGGCATCACCCGGCGCATCAGCACACCAGCCAGCGGGACGAACTACGAGTCTTCAAGTCCAGAAGTCATTAGAGTCCTGCCGGGGGGCCTCTTACAGATCGTCGGCAACGGCAAAGCCACTGTCACCGTCACCAATCGCGGCAAGCAGGCCTCGCTCGAGATGGACGTCAATGTGAACGAGGAGCCGAACCAACCCCCGGCCGCCGATGCGGGGATGAACCAGTCGGTTAAGGCTGGTTCCAGAGTGAAACTGAGCGGCCTCAAGAGCCGTGACTCAGAAGGTGATGCGCTCTACTATAGTTGGAGTCAAGTGCGCGGCAGCAAAGTCCCGCTGCTCGACGCCAACAATTCAGAGGCCTCGTTCCTGGCGCCGCCCGTCTCAGAGCCACGAACATACCGCTTCAAGTTACGCGTGACGGATAACAAGGGAGCCGACAGCTTGCCGGCGTTTGTGGACGTGACGGTGGAGCCGTAG
- a CDS encoding RNA recognition motif domain-containing protein codes for MGSKIYVGGLPYSATEQQLSDLFAAHGAVASARIITDKFTGQSRGFGFVEMSSDSEAQAAITALNGSEMGGRTLTVNEARPQEPRTGGGGGGRGGFGGGGGRSGGGGGGKRDRW; via the coding sequence ATGGGTTCGAAGATCTATGTCGGTGGGTTGCCCTATTCGGCGACCGAGCAGCAATTGAGTGACTTATTCGCGGCCCATGGCGCGGTGGCGTCGGCGCGGATCATCACGGATAAGTTCACCGGCCAATCCCGTGGATTCGGCTTTGTGGAAATGTCCTCGGATTCCGAAGCGCAAGCGGCGATCACAGCCCTCAATGGGTCGGAGATGGGTGGCCGGACTTTGACTGTCAATGAAGCACGTCCCCAAGAACCGCGTACCGGTGGTGGCGGTGGTGGGCGCGGTGGATTCGGTGGAGGCGGCGGTCGCAGCGGTGGTGGCGGTGGTGGAAAGCGCGATCGCTGGTAG
- a CDS encoding Rqc2 family fibronectin-binding protein has translation MLTASDVTEVLTEISPLLRGGWIQKIQQPTDRTLVLDVRVPGQTHRLLISCQPDTARVHITTHSPVNPPTPLPFCQFLRAHVQGARIDDIRQIGNDRIVELQIAGKEGSHSIVCELTGNKANILVLNAERRVLRDLSRQHMLTGQAYAPPPQRNAAHDATPSRFARTVRDRLSVSEAIEAYYHKQETTRSADRIKEARLRVLKKALKKEQRLIAAWRNDLSRATAYRDYARYGELIKANLGAITKGADQIEMTDYFDDRLPTITIPLDPMKSAQGNMDDYFRKHRKYLAAERELKPRIAQAEYGVERLRRELTHIEQGSWTPPPVPPAHLNRAIPKEHRAMDQRRGPFRRFTSTDGLPIFVGRNARENDELTFGLAKSDDLWLHARGTPGSHVVVRLGKGTEPPPETLRDAATLALLYSDLKKSGKGDVIYTRRKWVKKAKGQAPGAVIVTQEKSLHMNLDKTRLDALKTRGTSEQ, from the coding sequence ATGTTGACCGCGTCGGATGTCACAGAGGTACTGACGGAGATTTCCCCTCTCCTTCGTGGCGGCTGGATTCAGAAGATTCAGCAGCCCACAGACCGTACCCTGGTGCTGGATGTGCGTGTACCGGGGCAGACACATCGGCTGTTGATCTCCTGTCAACCAGACACCGCTCGTGTGCACATTACCACCCACTCGCCGGTCAATCCTCCGACACCTCTACCGTTCTGTCAGTTTCTCAGAGCCCATGTCCAAGGAGCGCGGATCGACGATATTCGTCAGATCGGGAATGACCGTATCGTTGAATTGCAGATTGCCGGGAAAGAAGGATCGCACAGCATCGTGTGCGAATTGACCGGCAACAAGGCGAACATCCTGGTCCTCAATGCCGAACGTCGCGTACTGAGAGATCTCTCTCGTCAACACATGCTCACCGGACAGGCCTATGCCCCGCCACCGCAGCGCAACGCCGCCCACGATGCGACGCCCAGCCGTTTCGCACGTACGGTCAGAGATAGGCTCTCTGTTTCAGAAGCGATCGAGGCGTATTACCATAAACAGGAGACCACACGCTCCGCCGACCGGATCAAAGAAGCCCGTCTGCGCGTCCTCAAGAAAGCCCTCAAGAAAGAGCAGCGACTCATTGCGGCCTGGCGGAACGACCTCTCACGCGCCACCGCCTATCGCGACTATGCCCGATATGGAGAATTGATCAAGGCCAATCTTGGAGCAATCACGAAGGGAGCCGACCAGATTGAAATGACGGATTATTTCGATGACAGGCTCCCCACCATCACGATTCCACTCGATCCGATGAAGTCAGCCCAGGGCAATATGGACGACTATTTTCGAAAGCATCGCAAATATCTTGCCGCTGAGCGTGAACTCAAGCCGCGCATCGCGCAAGCCGAATACGGCGTCGAGCGGCTCCGCCGAGAGCTCACGCACATTGAGCAAGGAAGCTGGACCCCGCCCCCCGTACCTCCCGCGCATCTGAACAGGGCCATCCCCAAGGAACATCGCGCCATGGATCAACGCCGTGGTCCGTTCCGTCGATTTACCTCGACAGATGGGCTGCCGATTTTTGTCGGACGCAATGCTCGAGAAAATGACGAGCTGACGTTCGGGTTGGCCAAGAGCGACGATCTCTGGCTGCATGCTCGAGGGACGCCAGGATCTCACGTCGTCGTACGACTGGGCAAAGGGACCGAGCCCCCGCCGGAAACCCTGCGGGACGCCGCCACGCTGGCGCTTCTCTATAGTGACCTGAAGAAAAGCGGTAAAGGCGATGTGATCTACACCAGGCGCAAGTGGGTCAAGAAAGCGAAGGGCCAGGCGCCCGGCGCGGTGATCGTGACCCAAGAGAAGTCACTGCACATGAACCTCGACAAGACCAGACTTGACGCGCTGAAAACTCGAGGAACTTCTGAGCAGTAA
- a CDS encoding phosphate-starvation-inducible PsiE family protein, which yields MRSMRGEMMQKVVESVTHRATNRWSFLNGVLGDRTIGMMEALDGFGYFTTGLSFLAISIVLFVRAWYVFAMEVGSAAVPAVLGLAHDLLLVIILLELFRTTINFLKTKVITLEPFLYICVIASTRRILTTGAQISYMDELTDLVFNRYLMDLGANVLVVVALIIAIYLSRRASPPAMGEETEMGQGSARKGDEVESYLREINGQLVRFKREFA from the coding sequence ATGCGCAGTATGCGAGGAGAAATGATGCAGAAAGTCGTCGAATCGGTCACACATAGGGCGACAAACCGATGGTCGTTCCTCAATGGTGTGCTGGGTGATAGGACGATCGGTATGATGGAAGCTCTTGACGGGTTTGGTTACTTTACGACCGGATTGAGTTTCCTGGCGATCAGCATCGTGCTGTTCGTCCGTGCCTGGTACGTGTTTGCGATGGAAGTGGGATCAGCCGCGGTTCCCGCAGTCCTTGGGCTGGCACATGATCTCTTATTGGTCATCATTCTGTTGGAGCTGTTCAGGACCACCATTAATTTTCTCAAGACCAAAGTGATTACCCTGGAACCGTTCTTATATATCTGCGTGATTGCCTCGACAAGACGCATCCTGACGACAGGAGCTCAGATTTCATATATGGACGAACTGACTGATCTCGTATTCAACCGCTATCTCATGGATCTTGGGGCGAATGTGCTCGTCGTCGTGGCATTGATTATCGCGATATATCTGTCGCGTCGGGCCTCTCCGCCGGCCATGGGTGAAGAAACTGAGATGGGTCAGGGTTCTGCTCGCAAGGGCGATGAAGTGGAGTCGTACCTGCGGGAGATCAACGGACAACTCGTCAGATTCAAGAGAGAGTTCGCATGA
- a CDS encoding aKG-HExxH-type peptide beta-hydroxylase: MLLLDSQRLAQLRDEFRLSMRRLFVDLCREMHAHHADSAGEFGLPTGFFDRLHSSLQPKAYSNWKVVGWIETLNDLVYLLDVRCQLKGEQDRPEFAAQLLNECQEQFFEHGYLDDLFPTGRPQARGLEKRLFTLCRRLAQELTQEALWFDPALSGTWWRQRGRDVRGNLKENFEKAELPGTIFVGIDGAWCAAPPRVQRAIGRAEGRAVFLVEPAGISVKVGKTVSSVWAGWGGQGQWQWLHHAPAVAIDDEHAPLTVGPTLVYGRNRQPRTVKPTNQRQIARITRAWQTIRLAWPEGHDVLTLLTSRIIPLRAKGVVSFSYRHRPGLSFINCFDRGNLDLIDDLIHENSHHHLNLLLRKHVMYHGDHNQQIFYSPWRRSLRPLRGILHATFTFTMGALLFQRLSSWGSGRGGAARWKQAGLTQRDLQRARFRCLEEVESVRYSLQDLHYADRHLGWLTGSGRRLVGQLTEAIEHVERESERCKREVSRSTFGSTLRKHIKELQQARHTYGPMRLGKV, from the coding sequence ATGCTCCTTCTCGATTCACAGCGGCTTGCGCAATTGCGGGATGAATTTCGCCTCTCCATGCGGCGGCTGTTTGTCGACCTGTGCCGAGAAATGCATGCCCACCACGCTGATTCGGCCGGAGAATTCGGGCTTCCAACCGGGTTCTTTGACCGCCTCCACTCCAGCCTCCAGCCGAAAGCCTACTCCAACTGGAAAGTGGTCGGATGGATCGAGACGCTGAATGACCTCGTGTATCTCTTGGATGTGCGCTGTCAGCTGAAGGGTGAACAGGATCGGCCGGAGTTTGCAGCACAATTGTTGAACGAGTGTCAGGAACAGTTCTTTGAGCATGGCTACCTGGATGATCTCTTTCCCACGGGCCGACCTCAAGCGCGTGGGTTGGAGAAGCGCCTGTTCACGCTATGTCGGCGGTTGGCGCAGGAATTGACCCAGGAGGCTCTCTGGTTCGATCCGGCATTGTCGGGCACGTGGTGGCGGCAGCGAGGGAGGGACGTGCGGGGAAACTTGAAGGAGAATTTTGAGAAAGCCGAACTCCCAGGCACCATCTTCGTGGGAATCGACGGCGCCTGGTGTGCGGCGCCACCAAGGGTACAGCGGGCGATCGGCCGGGCGGAGGGACGCGCGGTGTTTCTCGTGGAGCCGGCCGGCATTTCGGTGAAGGTTGGAAAGACGGTTTCCTCGGTCTGGGCAGGGTGGGGTGGGCAGGGACAATGGCAGTGGCTGCACCATGCGCCAGCGGTTGCGATCGATGACGAGCATGCCCCGCTTACCGTTGGTCCGACTCTTGTCTATGGGAGGAACCGCCAGCCTAGAACAGTGAAGCCTACGAATCAGCGACAGATTGCACGGATTACCCGTGCGTGGCAGACCATCCGGCTTGCGTGGCCTGAAGGCCATGATGTGCTGACACTGCTGACCTCTCGCATTATTCCGCTGCGGGCGAAGGGTGTGGTCAGTTTCAGCTATCGGCATCGACCGGGATTGTCGTTCATCAACTGCTTCGATCGCGGCAATCTGGATCTGATCGATGATCTGATTCATGAGAACAGCCATCACCATTTGAATCTCCTGTTGCGAAAACATGTCATGTACCATGGGGACCATAACCAGCAGATCTTCTACTCGCCATGGCGACGGAGCCTCCGACCGTTGCGTGGGATTCTTCACGCCACGTTCACGTTCACCATGGGCGCGCTCTTATTCCAGCGGCTTTCATCCTGGGGGTCGGGTCGAGGCGGGGCGGCAAGATGGAAGCAGGCCGGCCTGACACAGCGAGACTTGCAACGGGCTCGATTTCGTTGCTTGGAGGAAGTCGAATCCGTTCGGTACTCGCTGCAAGATCTGCATTATGCCGATCGTCATCTCGGGTGGTTGACCGGTTCGGGTCGACGCTTGGTCGGGCAGCTCACCGAAGCAATTGAGCATGTCGAACGTGAGAGTGAACGATGTAAGCGCGAAGTGTCTCGCTCGACGTTCGGTTCGACCCTGCGGAAACACATCAAAGAACTCCAACAAGCCCGCCACACCTATGGCCCGATGCGATTGGGGAAGGTGTGA